A single region of the Solwaraspora sp. WMMD791 genome encodes:
- a CDS encoding CbtB-domain containing protein: MTAPSVGGEVTTPAIRVPLAGWLLAAVAAVVIYLVAQDNGLVLAGAAEFVHEFTHDGRHALGVPCH; encoded by the coding sequence ATGACTGCACCTTCTGTCGGCGGCGAGGTCACCACCCCCGCCATCCGCGTACCGCTGGCCGGCTGGCTGCTGGCCGCCGTCGCGGCGGTCGTCATCTACCTGGTCGCGCAGGACAACGGACTGGTGCTGGCCGGCGCCGCCGAGTTCGTGCACGAGTTCACCCACGACGGCCGGCACGCCCTCGGCGTCCCGTGCCACTGA
- a CDS encoding CbtA family protein: MSGYPFGTVLRRGLLAGLAAGVAAAAAALLIVEPRIESALVVEEGRATPGGGGHGHEEELVSRGVQILGGLVATVAVAVCLAVIVAVVFGATRHLLPGRDDFRRVGLLAGLGFVVVALLPAIRFPANPPGVGDPDTVNQRTGQYLSFIVAAAAVTWLALLVHRRLAAWSRPTPYRAVAATVVAVVGYTLLLTLWPATAVEVPGDVPAALLWEFRLASLAQLATMWTVLGVVFGLLLTPARADHRRPITADVA, encoded by the coding sequence ATGAGCGGCTACCCGTTCGGCACCGTACTGCGTCGTGGTCTGCTCGCCGGGCTCGCCGCCGGGGTGGCCGCAGCGGCGGCGGCCCTGCTGATCGTCGAACCCCGGATCGAATCGGCGCTGGTCGTCGAGGAGGGCCGGGCCACGCCGGGCGGCGGCGGACACGGCCACGAGGAGGAACTGGTCAGCCGTGGCGTGCAGATCCTCGGTGGACTGGTCGCGACCGTCGCGGTCGCGGTCTGCCTGGCCGTGATCGTCGCCGTGGTCTTCGGGGCCACCCGGCACCTGCTGCCCGGCCGCGACGACTTCCGCCGGGTCGGACTGCTGGCCGGGCTCGGCTTCGTCGTGGTGGCGTTGCTGCCGGCCATCCGTTTCCCGGCGAACCCGCCCGGCGTCGGTGACCCCGACACCGTCAACCAACGCACCGGCCAGTACCTATCGTTCATCGTCGCGGCGGCGGCGGTCACCTGGCTGGCCCTGCTGGTGCACCGGCGGCTGGCCGCCTGGTCACGGCCGACGCCGTACCGGGCCGTGGCCGCGACCGTCGTCGCCGTCGTCGGCTACACGCTGCTGCTGACGCTCTGGCCGGCGACCGCTGTCGAGGTGCCGGGAGACGTACCGGCGGCGCTGCTGTGGGAGTTCCGTCTGGCGTCGCTGGCGCAGCTCGCCACGATGTGGACGGTCCTCGGGGTGGTGTTCGGGCTGCTGCTCACCCCGGCCCGGGCCGACCACCGGCGGCCGATCACCGCCGACGTCGCGTGA